ACCATCATAGGACCCTAAATGAGTCAACACTGCAGGTGTCAGCAGCTTCAGTGGGTACTTCCAGGCATTTGAAACATTGGCGACCACTTTCAGAAGAACTTCAGTCTAAGTAATCAGATTGAACATTGCATTGAATAAGCAAAATAGAGTAGATACACTGTGTCTTTACACAAAGACAAAAGATGCAATACCTATTTTTAagtcataaatacataaaaatgtttgTTGGAATATGATACACATTGTAGACATGTGAAATTTAAGCCATTGAAATATAGTTTGTTAACATAAAACTAATCATGTCTGAATATATTTTTCCTAATGATATATACtgatcataatttttttattttctatatgtgAACATGTAGCTtatggtgagatttttttttatttaattgcatTCCTTGTCTATGATAATCAAAGATTTGCTGGCTCTTACTCAGTAGGTATCACCAGATCTGCCTGAGACCAAAGCAATGCCAACACTGACAATGGAATATCACCCAAATTGTTTTCACACTAGTGAAATGTAGCCCAACTACACATTCTTACTTGACATGCAAGAGGTACAAGTTCTTTGTAAATTTTCTGAACCTCAGTTCATTACTTTTCTAATAGTATCTCATGTTAGAGAAATTTTTTGTGTCTAATGCATGTATCAGTGCCAACATCCTGCTTTTGAAAGTGTCTAGGTATGTAACTCTGTgtaaaaattctctcttttttaatttccACTATTATAGTCACATTTAAATAAGAATAGTTTTACATAGATGATAGTGATAAAATTTTATAGAACACATAATATATATGAGAGGTCTACACCTAAGAAGTTTAAGTTTAATTCACAGAAGATTGATTATGACTGGGGATCAGAAAGGAGAGATGAAACAATCACATATTAGAGCTCCTGAGAAATATAAACACCAGCAAACTAGAGGTTATCCTGAGATACATACTATAGTATGCAGAGAACCTTCTTATTAAGCTGATTTTCAATTAAGATACAGGATAAGGTAGACTCAGGGAGTACTGAACAATATAATGAAATGGAAATAAGACCAagggattttcaaaattcaaaaataaactgCACACTGATGATTTAAGTAGCCTGCTGACAGAGGAGGAGTCTTTAGGATTATATCATAAACACTACTGTATTTGATTTCTTCCACATGTGTTTGGATATATATTCAACCATTAATATccaattcagacaaaaaaatttaagCCCATTAGCAAGTTGCTGGAAAAATGATCTTATACATGGGCATCTTAGGCTTCTGCTATAATGTAAGCTTGCTTTTGATTAGTGGGCAAGTTCCCTACCGTGTGGTATGATGCTTTTCTGCTTGATGCTTCTTTCTTCACTCTATTGGACCTGAGATTATTGTAACTGCAATAGGCCCAGTAATCACAGACAGCACAGATAACTAGAGAAATGCTGAAGTTGTTTTGGTAATAATATGGAGAAAAACCTACTTTTTTTGTAGTAGGGATGGAAGCAGTGCGGCAGGTGTTGTTTCCACTGTTTTTAAACCATCTTCCCTTGGATAACTTTACATCCTGGAGGGAATGAAATGATTCAAGTATTTGTAGTTTCAGAATATAACCAACACATCCATGACCAGATTATTAATGTATTTGATAGATGTTCAATTTTATCACATAAGGACTGcattaaaattgaaatagaggacTGAAGCGAATATTGCATGTGTGCTCTTTCTTCCCTTTAGATAAGCAGTCAGATGTCCTGGCCTCACACACACTTCTCTTCTTTACAGTGCCCTTGTTGTTTTGCAATTCCTAAAAATTATTGTTTGAAAGTAAGTCATAAAAAACACTAACCCAAAAACATTTAGTGTTTTAAGTATCAGAACTCTGGAGGATTTGAGTTGTGTGCCATCAAATAGTGCCTTTGTATTGATATTTATGAACAACTTCTTTCCTATTGATTCAAGCTGATGTGCTACTGTTAAGTAGATAACAGCAAATATCTACCTTTTTTCTCAAGCAAAATGGAGTTATAGCTGGAACATACTAACTTCATGGTAAATTTGTAATTCAGTTGTATTGATGGCATCAAATTAATCtggatatttttttaagaaatatttagcaATGAATGAggataaaaatcacaaaacagcATTTAATGTGACTATGTCAATCAACTGAAGGTTATGTTTACTTGAGTTATTTAGTAattcaaatataaattaattattaacAATCGACAAATTTATAAAAGCTTAATGGATCCTTAGGAACACTGCATTTGCAAGATTATGAGTGAAGAggttggaaggaaagaatcacTAATGAATGAAAATGACAATGGAAAGGCATAGTCACTACAATTCTACAGACATATGCTTCATATTCCTCAGTTTGCACTGTCTTTTTTGTTCTCACTGTAATGACTCAATGTaaagccaccaccgcctggctaggacTTTGCATATTTTAATGTCTTGGGAACGTAAGTGAGAACAATGACTCACTgtaaacaaatcaaaaaataaaaaaattatctccaccagaaagaaagaaaatactcctTTCCACACCAATACTCCTACTGTAATCAGCCACTCCCTGATAGAAATCTTAATCAATGATTCTTAGCATTTGGAACTTTCTGAAcagctatttttgttgttgtttcccacTTTGCATGGTTACAGAtcagtttagttttattttctccaatttATTCACTGCAGTGCAGTGCTCCTATATTAGATATCTGTAAAGCCCTATGTGAATAATGCCCACAGAGGCATTCTTCAAACAAGATCAGGAAATCATAGCTCCTCCCTGGAGATTTTTTCTGGCCTTAGTGTTCAAAGTGGAAGTTCAAAAcaaaaatgcttatttttaaggtttattagaagaaaaactgaaaaaaaatcattgcctTCTTTATAAATCTTCGCTATTTCATGAAATATCCTATATTCCCTCATCTACACTTTAATAATTGATTCTTTCTACTACATATAAAACATACTAGTTGATATTTGACTCATGATCCTTTATGGTTAAAACAGTACAGTTTTATCACTTTCACTTTAGGGAAGAATTCTGAAATAAGTGAGGTACTTActaaatttttatacatttttcgGGCAACTATATGAGTGCGATGAGAAATGGAAATCAATTTGTTATACAGCTCTTCATTGAACATCTGGTCATCTGGTGTGGAGATCACATGTTCCCAAGGGAGCAGACTTGATATCAGCAGCAACAGGCTCATCCCTGCTATTCAGAGAAATGATTCTGAGATCTTTTCAAATGAGGTTCCAAGAGCTATCCTGTATAGTAAGCACTATCTGTTCTAATGTCCTGTACCAACTCAGTCCTGTACAAGTGAAGTTGTACATATGCTCTTTCCACTGTAAGAATATAGGAAGATACATTTTGGTAGTTCACACCTTGAGGGGTATGTGATCCTTCAGTTTTGGTTGCTCTGGAAGAACTTCCAAAACTTGGAAACATTTGGAGCAGAGATGAATTCAAAGCTAGAGTCTTTAATTCAGgactttgctttttgttgttttttttgttgtttttttttttttggttttgttttgttttgtttttcgagacagagtttctctttgtagctttgtgcctttcctggatctcgctctgtagcccaggttggcctcaaactcacagagatcctcccgcctctgcctcccaagtgctgggattaaaggtgtgtgccaccaccgcctagctaggACTTTGCATATTTTAATGTCTTGGGAATGTAAGttcattttccatttatttaataaatcttATGTCTGTAactaattcatttttctttgaaatatcaCCCAAGATTTAAGGTGATTGTCATgaacatgcaattttttttcttttgccattttATTTGGTATACATCAAAATGGTAAAGAATCAAACTTGCCATCATTGTCTGGATTGGGGGCAATAAGAcaatttaatcttatttttaataaagtcCAAGTTCTAAACTTCAGAaactgatcatttggtattggccTGTTTATGGTTCTGAAAGATAACCTGTGCATTGAAAGATGGTTCAGAGCAGGTACCAGTTAGATACCTACAACATTCTCTCCATTTATCTTCAAGTAAAAACAGAAGACAATGCAAATGACTTTGGGCATTGTCATATATCAACAGAGATGAAGGATCCCCTTAGAGAACCACTTATTTCAAGGTCCACTGAACAATTCCGTTCTATAAAATCCTCAGCTCCCTCACCTTGAATCTTAAGTGAGACCTGAAAAAAACATCAGTTCTCTGCAGACTACAGCAATGTTAAGAGCAAAGGAAAGATAATATACAAACCCATGTGTACCAAATAATGCATTGATAAAGCTTACTTAGAGGAACACAGATGAAtgtcacttacaggagcatggttGAGTCAATGGCAATTGCATCTCCAAGAAGTTCCACCACAATGATGTGGCCTCCAGCTCAGGAAAGCTACCTCACCTGAGTGCTGCCTTAGTCAGGTTTTCACCTCCTATATATACTAACAAACTGTACCCACAGCCAAGCAGAGCTTGGTGGGGGATTATAAGGAGCAAGATGAACAATGTCTGCAGCACAGTGAGTCTCTTCCTTCAGGGAGTATTAACTCTACTTTTACCACAGTCTTACTTCAatgtggtttcttttgtttttgtttttgtttttgttttgtcatgcTATCTCTAGGGTTCAAGTAATTTTGCATATCAAAGACTTCTCTGTTCCATAATGACTCATAGTCATTTCTGTCAGGAGTAATGTGCTTATTCCCTAATAATGTTTTCCTAGTTCaggttcctgtgctttttctgcCACCTTTCATGTGGTGTTAAATACACTCCATTCTTTCTTAGCTTTGAGTTTTCATATCACAAAAGGAGTCAGTTATTCTCATAAACGTAACAAAACATGAATCTATGACAGTGACCACCAAACATTGTAAAAGGCTCCTCTCAACAATTTTGGTTATGGTTCCAGTAACCTATAAGTCTAAATACAGATATTTAGCAGCTCTGTTTTCAGGTACATCACATCCATTTAACAAAAGAAACAGTCATACCCTCCTTGATAGAACATGTTTTTGCACTGTTATAACATGTGGAGTTGGAACTTCAGGGTTGCCCTTTAATCAAATGTGAGAGCTCTTGATGACAACTCAACTAGTGGGCTAGATTACTACTAGATACACGTTGACAGACTCCCTTATGGCTTTACCATGTGGCTGAACAGTACAGTTGTTGACAATTGCTGGGCAAGGCCATGATTTCACCTCTAACTGTAAGGCTATATTTCTAGATTTACTATTAGTTATACATCAACAGAGTCTCTTATGGCTTTCTCACGTGGCTGAATAATACAGTTGTTGACAATTTCTGGGACACAGATAGTAAAGTATGTTTTGGTACCATGAtgctgttatgcccagattgtgaccccaaagagaccactgaagactgAGGatgttcagaatgcaacagcaaggtttattctatagatacaagcctaggcagggaactcattcctacacccaagaCAGTGAGGCTGGGAGGAgttcctctttctttgtgaggctagccatttaaaggcaaaaaccacaagcccttcagggcagTTGGGGGTTTGGCTTGGGTGCAACtgggattggtttatttttatttttgaaggtctctgttctcttttaattgggtaaGCATATGTAaactttgaatttactggttgggggttacgattatcattttgggggcagttCTGGACaaatcccaggctttgtccttgagctgccatgggggctggctggtctagcatgtactgactgtgggggctggctcagtggtctaggctctgtccttgactcatgcacatagctctaagttggcgaggggtcccagacagtaaataactggctgaactttgagcagtcagagtacgtgcagaaaaggagctacagcttgctcaagtctcaggaaactgaaattgaggcttgatctctgagagaagactgagcagcctgttatggcgtctgcttggtcTTTTCAGTGCCACATGGTGGAAGCTTCTAGATCATTACTGCAAACATGAATTTTTCATGTTACTGAACCACAGTATGGAGCTTATTCAGTATTAAGGCCCAAACTATATACTTCTGATGTGCAATCAACAGCATGTACAGTAACTAGTATCATGTGCTTCTCTTTCCCCAAACGCataaacgaaaaaaaaaaaaaaaaacctgacccAAGGCACTATCATCTGATTCAATAAATTACTAACACCAGGAATGTCTTTTCACATGTGTGCTGAGTACTTTTACACAAATTATTTAACTACCATCTTAATTGTTTTTCcaggttattttttaaataaaaaatcatgGAGAGCTTAGCCTTATATAATGGAATGTTATTGATGGAAGACAGCTTCAAGCAAATGCAATTGTAATCAAGATGGAGAATCTAGAGTGTACAAAGATTTTCACACAAAATGAAAAGACCTCAAGCCTTATCAAGTTCTAAGATAAGCAGTCAAACATCTAAACATGGATGGAAGATGCTACTCTGTTTAATTTTCTATAGTCTACCGCCATTCTGTCTTTCCTACAGTTACCTCTCCCTAGCATATTGCACGGTATTGTCACTCTGACCAGATGGAGTCATTTGAGGTGCCTCTCAGACCACTAAAAGGTAAAGTATGATCACATCCTATTCTGTTATGCTAGACACACTACCCCTCACCCCTATAGTTGCCTCATGGGGTCTGACATGTACGTAGTCAATGGGTCTGGTGATTACAGGTTGTTTATTTACCAAATCTGTTTTGTTCAAAGGGCACACAGATGAATGAGCAATTTACTTCTCATTGTCTTTCATTTCCCACATTATATGAAATTGTTTTACGATCTACAATGAAACAAACATCcccaaatattttataaacataatcTCTATAACTCatcaatttttattattcatgCATAAAGAGAGAAATTTTTATAGTATACTGATGCAAGTACACCCTTAGTACCTGCTTAATTCTAAAAAAACAACTACCATCTAGCCTCCATGAGCACAGTATCTGACTTTCCTTTGCTCATCCAATCGTGATTGCTCTAATACTCAGATCATCAAAACATCACCAACCGTCATCACTCAGATCATCCTGTGGTTGAGTTCTAACAGCAGAGGGTACATTCTGAACAGTATGTCCCACCTTTGGCTGTCAGGCTGCACACTTTATATTTTCACAATAGACTGTAATATTTCTGTAAGTTCTTCCGTACTGGAGATCTATAGCTCATTCCAAAAAATGACGAGAAATTATCTTTTTGGGGCTATAAGAGAAAAATGTCTGTAAATCCACAGTGTATGAGTTTACAATCTACCATAAAAAAAGGCATCTAGAGTACAGAACAGGGACAGCCTGGGGCCCACAGCACCTCACCCTTGGGAAAGGTCTGCTTATTCTGACTCAGAGTCAGACTTAGATACGATCATGACTGTGTCTtacaaacttttttaaaatgtaagatggTCACAAGGCATGGGTGCAAGAAGAAAATTACAATTTGTCTGTTCCCCAGTTcagtcagaaggcagagaatcaattccattttcttttaccatgtttttttttcctggtttgtgTGCaaatcatagaaatttatattatgGCTTAAGGGATCCACTTTTCCATGTATAACATCTTCTAAATCACCAATGAGGAAAATTCATGGACAATTTTCTCTATAGTCAGATACACTGAACTCCTATGTAATGATAGATTTTCCCTGGTGTTCTGATGTGGAGCTGAGGTGCTTAactatatgtaaatgtatattaaaaaagTAGGGAAAAATAAGGCAGGGTCATTTGATTTTgacatggtctcttatttctaagtctttgtgtgtgtgttcatgtaaacatgtacgtgcatgtgtgcatgtgtgcttgtgtgtatgtgtgtgtgtgtgtgtgtctgtgtgtagataCAGATGCCAGAGAACATACTTGATTTCATTCTCAGGTCTAATGCTATAGACCTTATTTCATGTTGTCTCACTGATATGAATATCACCACTTAGACTAAAGTGGCTGATCATTGACTCAAGGATTCCTATGTCTTTCCCCAGTGACAGAATTCAAGTGCATGACACTGTGCTGGGGATCTTTACTTTAGTTCTGGGGATGAAACTAAGGTCTCCATGCTTAAATGACAAACACTTTATCAGCAGAGACTTCTGATCTCATTTATAAAGAATGCTATGATTGTTAAATTTCATGGTTTGGAGAGATATAGAGCACTTTCTTGGTCTGAACCTGAATTTGTTTTGTGCTCTTtgtgacattttaaaagaatgtacATTTAATAATCGATGCCATTTGCTCAATAGGTGTTTTGTTCAGGTTCGTGTAATACAGCATATGTTTGTTGGGATTCTCATGAGCCTTTTGTGGCATACTTGTGTTTAGACTTTGGTTTAATCTTTGTCTCCTCATTTGTGCTGTTAAAGCCCCATGGATTCAATTTAGATGACTCTTCTGAATAGAGTATTATGAATTGAAATACCTGTTGTTCAGCAGTTTCATCTGTGATTAAAGCCTTCCATCTTAGAGAGTAGCTCATGAAGATGAAGGATGTAAAAGGGAAGTGAAAGAATAGGGTGCTCTAAGGGAAGGTGAAATATTCCATCTTTCTGGGAAGTTTATCCAACTCAGGCAGTAAACAATtgaacagcttcaggaagtctaagaaatggaaattgatctctctctctctctctctctctctctctctctctctctctctctccatatatatatatatatatatatatatatatatatatat
This sequence is a window from Peromyscus eremicus chromosome 5, PerEre_H2_v1, whole genome shotgun sequence. Protein-coding genes within it:
- the LOC131911000 gene encoding prolactin-3C1-like, with protein sequence MSLLLLISSLLPWEHVISTPDDQMFNEELYNKLISISHRTHIVARKMYKNLDVKLSKGRWFKNSGNNTCRTASIPTTKKTEVLLKVVANVSNAWKYPLKLLTPAVLTHLGSYDGMLARAIQVKNGCEAILEGAKVLLSRVQPGFEENNYPDWPELKQLRSSNEDTHLSAFHTLFYCLYKDIQKVNRYLKILRGRVIKKQQMLSIKP